In Nymphaea colorata isolate Beijing-Zhang1983 chromosome 3, ASM883128v2, whole genome shotgun sequence, a genomic segment contains:
- the LOC116251620 gene encoding probable galacturonosyltransferase-like 1, which translates to MIKVAITALVVLCLLAQYSAAAAAAPAHVSTKFREASQFYNSPSCAVLGGGGGDVCDDGLTHIAMTLDAEYLRGSMAAILSIVQHSACPENVAFHFITAGDENEEAELRRAITSTFPYLRFRVYHFDAAVVAGRISASIRPALDRPLNYARIYLAGLLPACVSRVVYLDSDLVLVDDIAKLWATPLGESSVLAAPEYCNANFTNYFTPAFWSSPTLSLTFAGRNACYFNTGVMVIDLRRWREGEYTARIEEWMEMQKRMRIYELGSLPPFLLVFAGRIAPVDHRWNQHGLGGDNLRGLCRNLHPGRVSLLHWSGKGKPWARLDANRPCPLDALWAPYDLFQTPFVLDS; encoded by the coding sequence ATGATAAAGGTCGCCATAACCGCATTGGTGGTGCTCTGTCTATTGGCACAATACTCTgccgccgctgctgctgctcctGCCCATGTGTCAACCAAGTTTAGGGAAGCCTCTCAATTCTATAACTCGCCAAGTTGTGCGGTTCTCGGCGGAGGTGGCGGTGATGTCTGCGACGATGGGCTGACCCATATCGCGATGACACTGGATGCAGAGTATCTTCGTGGTTCCATGGCTGCTATCCTTTCTATCGTCCAGCACTCTGCCTGTCCTGAAAACGtagcttttcattttattaCCGCCGGTGATGAGAACGAGGAGGCGGAGCTCCGCCGCGCGATTACCTCTACGTTCCCCTACCTACGGTTCCGAGTGTACCATTTCGACGCAGCGGTGGTGGCGGGTCGAATCTCGGCGTCGATCCGGCCGGCTCTGGACAGGCCTCTAAACTACGCGAGGATCTACCTGGCGGGGCTGCTCCCCGCGTGCGTCTCCCGCGTCGTCTACCTCGACTCCGATCTGGTTCTGGTGGACGACATCGCCAAGTTGTGGGCGACGCCGCTCGGCGAGAGCTCCGTCCTGGCAGCGCCCGAATACTGCAACGCCAACTTCACCAATTACTTCACCCCGGCCTTCTGGTCCAGCCCAACGCTGTCCCTGACGTTCGCCGGCCGCAACGCCTGCTATTTCAACACGGGAGTGATGGTGATCGACCTCCGGCGCTGGCGGGAGGGCGAATACACGGCGCGGATCGAGGAGTGGATGGAGATGCAGAAGCGTATGAGGATCTACGAGCTGGGGTCTCTGCCGCCCTTCCTGCTGGTGTTCGCGGGGCGGATAGCGCCGGTGGATCACCGGTGGAACCAGCACGGGCTGGGAGGGGACAACCTCAGGGGTCTGTGCCGGAATCTACACCCCGGCCGGGTCAGCCTCCTACACTGGAGCGGGAAGGGGAAGCCGTGGGCGCGGCTCGACGCCAACAGGCCGTGCCCACTCGACGCGCTCTGGGCTCCCTACGATCTCTTCCAAACCCCCTTCGTCTTGGACTCGTAG